A DNA window from Candidatus Zixiibacteriota bacterium contains the following coding sequences:
- a CDS encoding aldehyde dehydrogenase family protein — protein sequence MSLKFALYLAGKWAEKALQITVKSPYDKSVVGVVSSASSDDYTLAIEAAHTAFAQTRELPSYVREKCCLSIAEQIKNSHEEFAKVLSLESGKSLKEAKLEVNRAIGVFRISAEESKRIGGEIINLDWNPGSENRIGLVRRFPLGVIAGITPFNFPLNLVAHKIGPAMASGNTIVLKPASATPLSAMLLAEAIDKTDYPKGAISILPGQPSETSPLIKDERVKLISFTGSGQVGWWIKEQAPRKKVVLELGGNAGVIVADDADLEWATTRLVTGAFGVAGQSCISVQRIFIHANVYEQTIALFTKKTKALKIGNPIDSMTDLGCMITPDAVEKASMFISNAVSKGAKVLTGGTVTGQMIEPTILTDVDRKLDVNRTEAFAPIVIVEKYEKFTDAVAAINDSPFGLQAGVFTNRMNDIMYSFKYIDCGGVIVNDIPTYRADQMPYGGMKDSGTGREGIRYAIESMTEIKLLALKMDVK from the coding sequence ATGAGTCTAAAATTCGCTTTGTACCTCGCAGGGAAATGGGCTGAGAAAGCCCTACAGATAACAGTAAAATCCCCCTACGATAAGTCAGTGGTCGGGGTTGTTTCATCGGCATCGTCTGACGATTATACTCTTGCAATTGAAGCCGCCCATACCGCGTTTGCCCAAACCCGCGAACTGCCGTCCTACGTGCGCGAAAAGTGCTGTCTCTCGATTGCGGAGCAGATTAAAAATAGTCATGAAGAGTTTGCAAAAGTCTTGTCGCTTGAATCAGGCAAATCTCTCAAAGAAGCGAAACTTGAAGTAAACCGAGCTATCGGCGTTTTTAGAATCTCTGCTGAAGAATCGAAACGAATCGGCGGCGAAATAATCAACCTTGATTGGAATCCGGGAAGTGAAAATCGCATTGGCTTGGTCAGGCGGTTTCCACTCGGCGTCATTGCCGGAATCACACCCTTCAATTTTCCACTGAATCTGGTGGCGCATAAAATCGGCCCGGCTATGGCATCGGGTAATACGATAGTCCTCAAACCGGCCTCAGCAACTCCGCTCTCGGCGATGCTGTTGGCCGAAGCGATAGACAAAACGGATTATCCGAAAGGCGCGATTTCCATTCTGCCGGGACAGCCATCCGAGACGAGCCCGCTTATCAAAGACGAACGGGTGAAACTTATTAGTTTCACCGGCTCGGGCCAAGTCGGCTGGTGGATCAAAGAACAAGCGCCGCGTAAGAAAGTAGTATTGGAACTCGGGGGGAACGCCGGTGTGATTGTCGCCGATGATGCCGATCTTGAGTGGGCGACAACTCGGCTGGTCACCGGAGCATTTGGTGTCGCCGGGCAGTCATGTATTTCCGTCCAACGAATCTTCATTCATGCCAACGTCTATGAACAGACTATCGCGCTGTTTACCAAAAAAACCAAAGCGCTCAAAATTGGAAATCCCATTGATTCTATGACAGATCTTGGCTGTATGATAACGCCCGATGCTGTGGAGAAGGCCTCAATGTTTATTTCTAATGCCGTCTCAAAGGGAGCAAAAGTTCTTACTGGTGGAACTGTAACAGGACAGATGATTGAACCGACAATTTTGACCGACGTGGATCGTAAGCTTGATGTAAACCGCACAGAAGCCTTCGCGCCAATTGTAATTGTCGAAAAGTATGAAAAGTTTACTGATGCCGTCGCGGCAATAAATGATTCTCCGTTTGGTTTACAGGCGGGCGTTTTCACAAACCGCATGAATGATATTATGTATTCTTTCAAATATATCGATTGCGGCGGTGTTATAGTAAATGACATCCCCACTTACCGCGCCGACCAGATGCCGTACGGGGGGATGAAAGATTCCGGCACAGGCCGCGAAGGAATCCG
- a CDS encoding prepilin-type N-terminal cleavage/methylation domain-containing protein, with amino-acid sequence MKKLRNTRINQRGQRGISILEVMIAMVILGVSLLLLLNMAMVALDGNDWSNRTTIATQLMQEKLEELRATGETLNSSDTAQGISRSWTVTDMGSHLIKIDVAVTWEDVRSKTKTSSMSAFVRTE; translated from the coding sequence ATGAAGAAATTAAGAAACACAAGGATCAATCAAAGAGGCCAGCGCGGTATTTCGATTCTTGAGGTTATGATCGCCATGGTCATTCTGGGCGTGTCCCTTCTTCTCCTTTTAAATATGGCGATGGTCGCCCTCGATGGCAACGATTGGTCAAATCGAACTACTATTGCCACGCAACTTATGCAGGAGAAGCTCGAAGAACTCCGGGCTACAGGCGAAACTTTGAATAGCTCGGACACCGCTCAAGGTATCTCGCGAAGCTGGACAGTCACTGATATGGGAAGCCATTTGATTAAAATCGATGTCGCTGTCACATGGGAGGACGTGCGCTCAAAGACCAAAACGAGCAGTATGAGCGCATTTGTCCGAACTGAATAA